Part of the Undibacter mobilis genome is shown below.
CTTTCTGCGTGCGCGTCAATTCGCCGTCGTCGGCGTCGAGTTCCTTGTGCAGGATCAGGAAGCGCCTGACCTGCGCACCGGCCATCACCTTGTCGGCCGCCAGCGAACGGTTCACTTCGGCAACGTTCTTTTCCAGCATGTCGTAGACCAGCGGGTGGCCCGCGAGTTCCTGGTACGAGGCATAGGACACGTTGTTGCGCTCGGCCCAGGAGCCGACCGCGGTGAGGTCGATGTTCAGCATCACCGTGACGAAGTCGCGGCTGTCGCCATAGGCCACCGCCTCGCGGATGTTCGGGAAGAACTTGAGCTTGTTCTCGATGTATTTCGGCGCGAACAATGTTCCGTCGACAAGCCGGCCGACATCCTTGGCGCGATCGATGATCTTCAACTGCCCGGTCTTGTCGTCGAAGAAACCGGCATCGCCGGTCTTTACATAGCCATCCGGTGTCATCACTTCCGCGGTCTTCGTTGCATCCTTGAAATAGCCGGTGAACATGCCCGGCGACCTGAACAGCACCTCACCATTGTCGGCGATCTTGATGTCGACATGCGGCGCCGCCGGTCCGACCGTGTCGGAATAGATGGCGCCGTCGGGCTGGCAGGTGACGTAGAGGAAGGCTTCGGTCTGGCCGTAGAGCTGCTTCAGATTGAGCCCGATCGAGCGATAGAAGGCGAACAGGTCCGGCCCGATCGCTTCGCCCGCGGTATAAGCGGTGCGCACATATGTGAAGCCGAGCACGTTCTTCAGCGGGCCGTAGACCAGAAGATTGCCAATGCCGTACAGGACGCGGCCAAGCAGCGGCACCTTCTGGCCGTTGAGAATGCGCTCGCCGTATTGCCGCGCGATGCCGATGAAATAGTGGAACAGCTTGCGCTTGAAGGGGCTCGCGTCTTCCATGCGGATCATGACGCGGGTGAGCAATGCTTCCAGCGTGCGCGGCGGCGCGAAATAGAATGTCGGGCCGATCTCGCGCAGGTCCGCCATCGCCGTATCGGCGTTTTCCGGGCAGGCGGTGCAGAAACCGGCGACCATGCCTTGGGCGAAATTGAGGTAGTGATCGCCGACCCAGGCCAGCGGCAGATAGGCCAGCGCCACATCGTTCTCGTCGAGATGATCGAAGTTCACGGTGTCGGTCGCCGCCGCGATCGAGCGCTCGCCCGACAGCACTACGCCCTTGGAGGTGCCGGTGGTGCCCGACGTGTAAAGAATGATGGACGGATCGGAGCCCTTGGTCGCGGCAATCTCGTTGTCGAGCCATTCGCCGAGCGCGGCATCGGCGGCCAGCGCCGTGCGGCCGTCGGCGATCACGTCTTCCATCGACCGCAGCCGGCTGTGGTCGTAATCGCGCAGCCCCCGGGCCTCGTCGTAGAACATCCATTCAAGGTTCGGCAGACGGTCCATCACCGACTGGATCTTGTCGACCTGCTCCTGATCCTCGACGGCGGCAAAACGCACGTCGGCATGCTTGAGCACGAAGGCCAATTCGTCGGCTACGGCGTCGGCGTAGACCGGCACCGGAATGGCGCCAAGGGCCTGCGCCGCCAGGATCGACCAGTAAAGTTTCGGCCGGTTGGACCCGATGATGGCGACCGCATCGCCTCGCTTGACACCGAGCCGCGACAAACCGGCGGCATAAGCGCGCACAAGGTCGAGCGTCTCGCTCCAGGTCCAGCTCTGCCAGATGCCGAGATCCTTGTGCCGCATGGCCGGCCGCGCCGCGAATTCGCGAGCGTTCAACGCAAGCAGCTTCGGAAACGTGTCCGCGCGCGCGGCGGTATTCGCCACAGCCAATCCTCCCAATGACCGCGCGATTGGTTCATCGCGCCGGCCGCATTTCCCCTCGCGCCCCTTTTCGGGTCGTCTTGGTTTGCCTCGATAAGAAAACACCACCCGATGCCGGTCAAGCCTTTGGCGGTCCGGTATTGGGCTGCAGCAGGCGTCTAAGCCATTCCGCAGCTTTGCGAAGTTCTCTTATTTCAACGATCGTTTTCGCGATGCAGTGTGAAGCGAAACAGCCGTGCAGAGAACAGGCCGCTTGACAGACAAGACGGGGCCTTGTTGGCTATGTGAGCCGGGATGTCGACTCTTATGTCGCGCCGCACAATCCCGGCAACGATCAGCCAGCAAAAATCTGCACTTGGTCGCGCTCAGGCGCCGTAGCGCGAGAGCCGTTCCGCATCCAGCACGGTGATGCCGCCATGCTCGATGCGCAGCAGACCCTTCTTTTCGAGAGTCTGCAAACTTTTGTTCGCCATCTGCCGTGACAGACCCGACAGCAGCCCAGCCTCTTCCTGCGAAATTTCCAGATGCGGATCCGGCTTGTGATACAGAACCGGATTGAAGAGCCAGGCAATGCTGCGCGCCAGCCGCGCCGCTGCATCGAGACTGCGATCGTATTCGACAAAGGCAATGAACTGGCCGAGGCGCTCATTGAGCTGGCGCACCAGGAAGCGATTGAAGCCGACGCTGTTCTCGAACAGCCACATGAAGGTCGCGCGCTCCATCAGCGCCAGACGGGTGTCGCGCAGCGCGACGAGATCGTATTGGCGCAGCTCATTCTTGAGCACGGTACCTTCGCCGAACCAGCCGCCAGTGCGCATGCCGGCAAGCGTGACGGCTTTACCGGAGCGCGAGATCGCGGCGATCTTCAACAGCCCTTCCGAGACGCCGGTCCAGGCGTCGAACCGATCGCCGCGGTGAAAGACATAAGCGCCCTTGGCATAGGACTTCTCGACGATACCGCGGCGCGCCCGCTCGAACTCCTGTTCGGGCAGCTCATGGGACCAGAATGCAATGCGCCGCAGATGATCGCCTGAGATCACGAATCCATGTCCTTCAGCAGCCGGGCTTCGGTTGCGTGCAATGCAGTATGGCGCTGATCGAGGCGGTAACCAAGCGGCGTGCGCGTTTAGCCGCTGGTTGACGACGGCACTATTCTGCCGCTTTGAGGAAAGCCGCGGCGCCGGAGCGGAATTGCTCCCACAACCCCTGCTCTTCGGCCTGCGCGATCTTGAGCGAGCGCGCCTTGACCGGACCGTAGCCGCGGATTTTCTCCGGGATGGAGGCAATCGCCACGGCAGCCGGGTAGTTGGCCGGCGTCAGATCAGCAGCCAGGGTCTCGATCTTGGCAAGGTAGTCGGTCACCAGCTTGCGTTCGGTGCGGCGCTCCTCGGTATAGCCGAACGGATCGAACGGCGTGCCGCGCAGGATCTTGAACTTCGCCAGCACACCGAATGCCTTGAGCATCCACGGCCCGAAGGTCATCTTCTTCGGCTCGCCGGTCGACGGATCGTGTTTGGCGAGCATCGGCGGCGCGAGATGGAATTCGAAGCGCAGATTGCCGGGAGCGAACTGGCTCTTCACCCGCTCGACGAAACCGGTATCGGTATAAAGGCGAGCGACTTCATACTCGTCCTTGTAGGCCATCAGCTTGAACAGATAGCGCGCGACCGCGTCCGACAGCGCACTCTGGCCCGGCGCCTTCTCGGCTTCCGCGACGACGATCTTCTCGACTGCTGTGCGATAGCGGCGAGCATAGCGCGCGTTCTGATAGGCTGTGAGGAAGGCAACGCGGCGGTCCAACGTCTCGCCAAAGCTCTGCGACAATTTCAGCGAGTCGTTGTCTTCCGTCGGCGCCGGCGTGATCAGCTTTTCCAGCGCCGCCGGATCGACCGCGGCACGGCGGCCATAGCGGAACGCCTGGATGTTCATCTTCACAGCTTCCCCGTTCATCTCGATCGCCTTCTCGATCGCCTCGGGCGACAGCGGCAACGCGCCGTTCTGATAGGCGTAACCGAGCATGAACATGTTGGCGCCGATCGAATTGCCGAGCAGCGCTGTCGCAAGCCGCGAGGCATCGATGAAATGACTGTTGTCGCGCCCCGCCGACGAGACTATGGCGCGCTTGAGACGTTCGGTCGGCAACGAGAAGTCTGCATTGCGGGTGAAGTCGCCCGGCAGGAACTCGGCGGTGTTCACGATCATCCGGGTGTTGCCCGGTTTGACCGCTCCCAGCACCTTCTTGTTGCCGACGACGACGATATCGCCGCCGAGGACAAGATCGGCGCCGGCCGCCGACACGCGGATGGCGTGGATGTCGTCCGGATTATTGGCGATACGGATGTGGCTATAGACCGCACCGCCCTTCTGCGCGAGGCCGGCCATGTCGATAATGCCGACGCCCTTGCCTTCCAGATGCGCCGCCATGCCGATGATGGCGCCGACGGTGACGATGCCGGTGCCACCTACACCGGTGACGATGATGCCGTAGGGATGGTTGATCAGCGGCACGCTCGGCGACGGCAGCGCCGTCCAGTCTGCCGGTTCGGCAATCGCGTCGGCCTTCTTCGGCTTGGCGCCGTGGACCGTCACGAATGACGGACAGAAGCCCTTCACACAGGAGAAGTCCTTGTTGCAGCTCGACTGATCGATGGTGCGCTTGCGGCCCCATTCGGTGGCGAGCGGCTGAACCGAGACGCAGTTGGACTTGACGCCGCAATCACCGCAGCCTTCGCAGACGAGATCATTGATGACGACGCGCTTGTCCGGATCGGGGAAAGTGCCACGCTTGCGGCGACGGCGTTTCTCGGCAGCACAGGTCTGGTCATAGATCAGCACGGTGACGCCGGATACCTCGGCCAGCTGCCGCTGCAGCATGTCGAGCTCGTCGCGGTGATGCAGCGTCAGCCCCTTGGGCCAGTCGGTGTCCTTCGGATACTTCCATGGCTCGTCGGACACGACGATAACGCGCTTGGCACCTTCAGCGGCGACCTGCGCGGCGATCTGCGGCACGGTCAGCCCACCCTCGTGATGCTGACCGCCGGTCATCGCCACCGCGTCGTTGTAAAGAATCTTGTAGGTCATCGTCACGCCGGACGCGATCGCAGCGCGGATGGCGAGATAACCGGAGTGATTGTAAGTGCCGTCACCCAGATTCTGGAAGACGTGGTCGCGCTTGGAGAACGGCGCCTCGCCGATCCAGTTGGCGCCCTCGCCGCCCATCTGCGTGAAGCCGAGCGTTTTGCGATCCATCCACTGCGCCATGTAATGGCAGCCGATACCGGCATAGGCGCGGCTGCCTTCCGGCACGCGCGTCGACGTGTTGTGCGGACAGCCCGAGCAGAAATAGGGCACGCGCACGGCGACGTCGCCGGTTTCGGCCAGAGCGCGCTGCGCGCCCTTCAGCCGCACCACATGCGTCGCAAGTTCGTCATTGACGCCAACATGCTTGAGGACGCGCTCGCCGATACAAACCGCGATATCATTGGGATCGAGCGCACCTTTGACCGGGAACAGCCAATTGCCGCTCTCATCCTTCTTGCCGATACAGACCGGCTGGTTCGGCATGCCGTACAGCTCTTCGCGCACCTGCACTTCGATGAGCGAGCGCTTTTCCTCGACCACGATGATGAGGTCGAGACCGCGAGCGAATTCGACCAGTTCCTCGCGTGGAATCGGCCACGGGCAACCGATCTTGAACAGGCGGATGCCAAGATCGTTACACTTGATCTCGTCGATGCCGAGTTCGTCGAAAGCCTGACGCACGTCGAGATAGGACTTGCCGGTGGAGATGATGCCGATCTTCGGGGCGCGGCCGCCGGTCGTGATCATCTTGTTGATCTTGTTGGCCCGCACGAAGGCGAGCATCGCATCGCGCTTGTAGTCGTGAAGGCGCGCTTCCTGTCCAAGAACAGTATCGACAAGGCGGATATTCAGACCGCCTTCCGGCACGACGAAATCAGGCGGCGTTACGATCTGAAGGCGCTCGAGGCTGCCGTCGACGATGCCGGTCGATTCGACCGTGTCGTGCATGCACTTGAGAGCGGTCCAGGCGCCGGTGTAGCGCGACATCGCCCAGCCGAGCTGGGCATAGTCAATGATCTCCTGAACGCCGGCCGGGTTCAGGATCGGGATCATGACGTCGACAAAATGGAATTCGGACTGGTGCGCCGTGGTCGAAGATTCGGCGGTGTGGTCGTCGCCCATCAGGGCAAGGACGCCGCCATGCTTCGAAGAGCCGGCAAGATTGGCATGGCGGAAGACGTCGCCGGAGCGGTCAACGCCCGGGCCCTTGCCGTACCAGAGGCCGAAGACGCCATCGAACTTGCCCTCGCCGCGCAATTCGGCCTGCTGGGTGCCCCAGAGCGCAGTGGCGGCCAACTCCTCATTGAGGCCGGGCTGAAACTGGACGTCGGCCGCCGACAGATGCTTGCTGGCACGAGCGAATTGCTGGTCGAGGCCGCCCAGCGGCGAGCCGCGATAGCCGGTCAGAAAGCCGCCGGTGTTCAGGCCGGCCCGACGGTCGCGCTCCTTTTGCATCAGGATGGCGCGGATCAGGGCTTGGTAGCCGGTGACCAGGACATGGGTCTGGTTCAGGTCGTATTTGTCGTCGAGGCTGACCGGTCGGAGCGTCATTGAATGGCCTCCCGCCGGGCCTTCCGGCCCACGCCGTGACTGGCTTGAATACGATACCGGCTTCGCACGACATTCATATAGGCACTCGAGGCCCGAGGCAAAACCAGTCCGACCAGCCTATCCCCCGGAACTTGCGGGTCAATTTCGTTTTCTGGGGCGGCTCTAAAAGGAAATTTCCACGGCCGCGGCCCCGGCGCAGTTTCCAGGCGACAGACAGCCGCGGCCGTATAAACTTTTGATAAAGGGGCCGATCGAAACGGGGAGGTGGCGATGGCGGGGGCAGCACTGGCGGCCGGCACGGCAGCGGTTCTGGGAGCGGTCGTAGCAGTGGCCGGTACCGCATATGTGATGTGGAATTCGACAGCGGACCAGCGCACGAAACTGTTCGCGCAAATCGAGACGCTCAGCGCCAAGGTCGACAAGACCAGCGCCGCGCTCGCTGACCTCACCCGGACGCCGGCAGCCGGCGGTCCAGATATCGCCCTCGCCGCGATGTCGGCCAAGCTCGACGCCGCCAACAAGTCGCTCGCGGCGCTCAGCGCCAAGATCGACTCGACCGACAAGGCGCTCGCCGACCTCAAGAGCGCAACCTCGGCGCAAACGCAATCGCTGCAGCAGACAAAGGCTTCGGTCGACAGCATCAAGACGACGGCCGAAGCGCAGAAGGCGGCGCTCATCGCCATGAGCACGCCAACCACCACCGTCGCCAAGGACACCGCGCAATTGGACATGAAGGCGCCGGCCGAGCGCGAATTGATCGTCGTCTATGTGCCGCAGGCGGCCACGGCGGCCGCTTCCGCACCGCCCGGACTGTCCGTGCGTTTCGACAGGACCGCCAACGCCAATATGCAGACTCAGAAGCTCGGCGCCGATCTCAAGACGATCATCGGGGCGCGCAAGAGCTGCGTTGTGACCGTGGCCGGCTATGCCGACACGCTCGGCAGCGATCAGACCAACCTGGCGGTGTCGCGTGAGCGCGCGCAGATCGTCGCCAACGGCCTGCGTTCGGCTTTGCCCGGCGTCGAGGTCAAGGAAGTCGCCTGGGGCGAGCGCAGCCTCGCCGTGTGGACGCCGGACAACAAAATCGAAATGGCCAACCGCCGCATCGACGTCAATGTCGAGTGCAAGGGGTAGGCTTTACCTGTCATTCCGGGACGCGCGTAAACGCGCTGGTGCGCCCGTGCCCCGGAATGACGGACGAAATATCTTCCATTACTTCCCCGCCGCCAGCTTGCCCGAGGTGCGCAGGATATAGGACAGCACCTCGGCGACGGCGCGGTAGAGCTTCTCGGGAATTTCCTGATCGAGCGGCAGTTTCGACAGCGCCGCGGCAAGCTGCGGATTTTCCACCAGCGGCACACCGTGATGGCGAGCAATCTCCAGCATTCGTTCGGCCAGTTCGCCCTTGCCGATGCCGGTGACGCGCGGCGTGGTTTCCCGGTCATATTCGAGGGCCACAGCGAGCGGTGGTTTCGGCGTGCTGTCGTCGCTCATGACGCGCGGTTCACGAACTGGCCTTGCGGCGCCGTGACCCTGGTCTGATCGTGACTGAGGCAATGCAGATCGCCGGGCTCAAGATTGGCCTGCGCCAGCGCGGCCTTGAGCGAGCCGATGTCCTGTTGCAAGGCGGCGGCGCTTTCCAGCTTTTCCGCGACCAATGTCGCGCTGGTCCTGCCGCCGATCTGCGCCACCCGCGCGCGCACGGGGCCGATCGGCTCCATGTCGACGGCGAAGCGCACGCTCCATATCGGTGCCTCGGCTTCGCGCTGCGGCGCGTCGCGCTCGATCTGAATCTGCACCACGGTGGTGCCTTGCGGCGTGACCAGCGGAATATCGAACACCAGACGCTGCGTGTGATCGTCGGGCGGATGCGCCGGCTGTTGCGCGGCCGGCAATGACGCGATCTGCAACATGACGTGGCGGGCGATCGCGGCATCGGCCTGCCCCAGCACCGTCATCGCCGCTTCGCGCAAGCTCGCGCCGGCGATGGTCGCGGGCATCGGCGGCTGTGCCACCGGCAAGGCGCCACGAAACGGCGGTGGCAAAGGCTTGCTGCGACCGGCAGCCGGAGCGCTGTCGACACCGAGGAAGGCCTTCAATGCATCGCGCAGACTTTGCACCGCCATCTTGACCGCGGCGTCGGCCAATGCCGCATCCGGCAACAGCGCGCCGAGCGGAAGCACGGACGACGCGCTCGGCAATTGGGGAACGGCCGCAGAGCGTAAACCGAGCAACGCCTGGGCGGCGTTGCGCACAGCCTCCGGCAAATTCGGCTGTGCCAATAGCGTCTCAAGATTATCCGACACGGCCGGCAATCCGGCTGAGCGTGGCGCGGCCACCGGCGGCGCGAGGATCGTCTCCGCTTCGACCAGCATCGCCATGGCCGCCTGCTGCACGTTCGCTCCGACCGCCGGAGACATTGGCGCAGACGCAGCCGGTGTCGCTGCCGGTGTGGACACCGAGACCGGCGTGGGCGTCGCGGCCGTCGAGACCGTCGCGGCTCTCGCAGCCGCCGGCGCATCACCAAGACCGAGCAGGCCCTGCAACGCCGTGCGCAAATCCTGCAAAGCCGACTTGATGTTGGCATTGGGTGTCAGGCCTTTGGCCTGCACCGCTTCGACAAACAGGCCGGAGCGGCTGATGGCCTGGCGCAGCGTGCCGCCCTCGATCGCGGTACCCGACAGGCGCAGATTGAGCAGCGTCTGCGCCGCGTTACGCGCGGCGTCGGGCAGATCGCTGCGCCCGATCAGCGCCTCGAGATTGGCGA
Proteins encoded:
- a CDS encoding AMP-binding protein; this translates as MANTAARADTFPKLLALNAREFAARPAMRHKDLGIWQSWTWSETLDLVRAYAAGLSRLGVKRGDAVAIIGSNRPKLYWSILAAQALGAIPVPVYADAVADELAFVLKHADVRFAAVEDQEQVDKIQSVMDRLPNLEWMFYDEARGLRDYDHSRLRSMEDVIADGRTALAADAALGEWLDNEIAATKGSDPSIILYTSGTTGTSKGVVLSGERSIAAATDTVNFDHLDENDVALAYLPLAWVGDHYLNFAQGMVAGFCTACPENADTAMADLREIGPTFYFAPPRTLEALLTRVMIRMEDASPFKRKLFHYFIGIARQYGERILNGQKVPLLGRVLYGIGNLLVYGPLKNVLGFTYVRTAYTAGEAIGPDLFAFYRSIGLNLKQLYGQTEAFLYVTCQPDGAIYSDTVGPAAPHVDIKIADNGEVLFRSPGMFTGYFKDATKTAEVMTPDGYVKTGDAGFFDDKTGQLKIIDRAKDVGRLVDGTLFAPKYIENKLKFFPNIREAVAYGDSRDFVTVMLNIDLTAVGSWAERNNVSYASYQELAGHPLVYDMLEKNVAEVNRSLAADKVMAGAQVRRFLILHKELDADDGELTRTQKVRRGFVAERYAPLINALYDGSSEADISTEVTFEDGRKGIISARVKIRDMKVEPSAALEKAA
- a CDS encoding EscU/YscU/HrcU family type III secretion system export apparatus switch protein yields the protein MSDDSTPKPPLAVALEYDRETTPRVTGIGKGELAERMLEIARHHGVPLVENPQLAAALSKLPLDQEIPEKLYRAVAEVLSYILRTSGKLAAGK
- a CDS encoding OmpA family protein yields the protein MAGAALAAGTAAVLGAVVAVAGTAYVMWNSTADQRTKLFAQIETLSAKVDKTSAALADLTRTPAAGGPDIALAAMSAKLDAANKSLAALSAKIDSTDKALADLKSATSAQTQSLQQTKASVDSIKTTAEAQKAALIAMSTPTTTVAKDTAQLDMKAPAERELIVVYVPQAATAAASAPPGLSVRFDRTANANMQTQKLGADLKTIIGARKSCVVTVAGYADTLGSDQTNLAVSRERAQIVANGLRSALPGVEVKEVAWGERSLAVWTPDNKIEMANRRIDVNVECKG
- a CDS encoding Crp/Fnr family transcriptional regulator; translation: MISGDHLRRIAFWSHELPEQEFERARRGIVEKSYAKGAYVFHRGDRFDAWTGVSEGLLKIAAISRSGKAVTLAGMRTGGWFGEGTVLKNELRQYDLVALRDTRLALMERATFMWLFENSVGFNRFLVRQLNERLGQFIAFVEYDRSLDAAARLARSIAWLFNPVLYHKPDPHLEISQEEAGLLSGLSRQMANKSLQTLEKKGLLRIEHGGITVLDAERLSRYGA
- a CDS encoding flagellar hook-length control protein FliK, giving the protein MSVPPVQPGLSYAATGQRPEPSAVVGNGGGGVASAAAASAVGAQAPPLDPLIAALSQALGAAAVRQNGLAPLLANLEALIGRSDLPDAARNAAQTLLNLRLSGTAIEGGTLRQAISRSGLFVEAVQAKGLTPNANIKSALQDLRTALQGLLGLGDAPAAARAATVSTAATPTPVSVSTPAATPAASAPMSPAVGANVQQAAMAMLVEAETILAPPVAAPRSAGLPAVSDNLETLLAQPNLPEAVRNAAQALLGLRSAAVPQLPSASSVLPLGALLPDAALADAAVKMAVQSLRDALKAFLGVDSAPAAGRSKPLPPPFRGALPVAQPPMPATIAGASLREAAMTVLGQADAAIARHVMLQIASLPAAQQPAHPPDDHTQRLVFDIPLVTPQGTTVVQIQIERDAPQREAEAPIWSVRFAVDMEPIGPVRARVAQIGGRTSATLVAEKLESAAALQQDIGSLKAALAQANLEPGDLHCLSHDQTRVTAPQGQFVNRAS
- a CDS encoding indolepyruvate ferredoxin oxidoreductase family protein; translation: MTLRPVSLDDKYDLNQTHVLVTGYQALIRAILMQKERDRRAGLNTGGFLTGYRGSPLGGLDQQFARASKHLSAADVQFQPGLNEELAATALWGTQQAELRGEGKFDGVFGLWYGKGPGVDRSGDVFRHANLAGSSKHGGVLALMGDDHTAESSTTAHQSEFHFVDVMIPILNPAGVQEIIDYAQLGWAMSRYTGAWTALKCMHDTVESTGIVDGSLERLQIVTPPDFVVPEGGLNIRLVDTVLGQEARLHDYKRDAMLAFVRANKINKMITTGGRAPKIGIISTGKSYLDVRQAFDELGIDEIKCNDLGIRLFKIGCPWPIPREELVEFARGLDLIIVVEEKRSLIEVQVREELYGMPNQPVCIGKKDESGNWLFPVKGALDPNDIAVCIGERVLKHVGVNDELATHVVRLKGAQRALAETGDVAVRVPYFCSGCPHNTSTRVPEGSRAYAGIGCHYMAQWMDRKTLGFTQMGGEGANWIGEAPFSKRDHVFQNLGDGTYNHSGYLAIRAAIASGVTMTYKILYNDAVAMTGGQHHEGGLTVPQIAAQVAAEGAKRVIVVSDEPWKYPKDTDWPKGLTLHHRDELDMLQRQLAEVSGVTVLIYDQTCAAEKRRRRKRGTFPDPDKRVVINDLVCEGCGDCGVKSNCVSVQPLATEWGRKRTIDQSSCNKDFSCVKGFCPSFVTVHGAKPKKADAIAEPADWTALPSPSVPLINHPYGIIVTGVGGTGIVTVGAIIGMAAHLEGKGVGIIDMAGLAQKGGAVYSHIRIANNPDDIHAIRVSAAGADLVLGGDIVVVGNKKVLGAVKPGNTRMIVNTAEFLPGDFTRNADFSLPTERLKRAIVSSAGRDNSHFIDASRLATALLGNSIGANMFMLGYAYQNGALPLSPEAIEKAIEMNGEAVKMNIQAFRYGRRAAVDPAALEKLITPAPTEDNDSLKLSQSFGETLDRRVAFLTAYQNARYARRYRTAVEKIVVAEAEKAPGQSALSDAVARYLFKLMAYKDEYEVARLYTDTGFVERVKSQFAPGNLRFEFHLAPPMLAKHDPSTGEPKKMTFGPWMLKAFGVLAKFKILRGTPFDPFGYTEERRTERKLVTDYLAKIETLAADLTPANYPAAVAIASIPEKIRGYGPVKARSLKIAQAEEQGLWEQFRSGAAAFLKAAE